CTATCCTGCCCTTTTGACCGGGTTCTTGTGCTGACTGAATATTTACAATAAACGGATGGCTCGCATTCTTAGCTACTTCAAAATACACTTCGCCGGTAATATCAACGACACGTTCTTTACCGGTAAAAACAGTGGGATAGTGTATTGATGAAGCGGCATTCAACCAAACCCTTGTTCCATCTGATAATACAAGCTGGAATTTGCGTCCCCGTGGTGTGCTGAGCGTATTGGTTTCACTACTGGCGGCGTCTGTTGCCTGGTAAGCGATCAGGCTGTCTTGTTTGGCAACCTGTAACCCAGGTTGCAGGTGCATGGCGCCGTTGCCTGCACTGTCGAGTAATACTTTTTTTCCATTGTGCAGTGTTAGAACGGCGCCATTACGACCTGGCAACGCATCATAGGTCAATGTTACAGCCGGGGTATTTGTGTGACGGTCATCCCCCCTTTGCAACCACCACCAGGCAATAATGCCCATACAAACCACTACGGTGGCCGCTATGGCTATTTTACTGAAAACCCGCATGGTGCGAACAGGCGCCGGCGCTACAACCTCCTGTTGCTGCAGCACCGCCTTTAGCATCTGGTGCCAGTTTACCTGTTCTTCAGCTTCATGATACCGGCTGTTGCGAACCTCTTCAAGCAACGGCCCTTCCAGCACTGATCCGTTTGGTTGGACACTAATCAAAGCAAGCAGTTCATTAAATTCATCAAGCGTACAAGTCCCTGCTGTATATTGTTTTAATAAATAAACTACACGATCGTCAAGCGATTGCGACATAAAAAATAATTAAAAGATAAGGCGCTATTTATAAAATGACGGATGAAGGAGAAAGGCGGACTAGTGCGGTGTTAACTTTTTTTTATTTTATCAGGAACGGGCCCGGAAAACTCATGATTATCAATATAACAGGCCCACCATATTTATTGCCCAGGTACTCTCTGATGAACTTCAACGCTTTCACCAGGTGATTTTTTACCGTGTTTCCAGCAATACCCATTTGAAGGCCTATTTGCTCATAGCTCAATCCTTCATAGCGGCTGAGCATAAAAACTTCGCGTTGCTGCGCCGGCAGTTGCGCCACTGCCTCATTAATAAGCTTTTGCGTTTCACTTACCTGTACTTTTTGCAGGGTTGCATTTTCTGTTGCCGAAATACCCGCCCAAACTTTTTGCTGCATGGCTGCATCCAGCGAAAGCCTGCGGAGATAATCCACCCCCGCATTTCTTGCCATCATATGTAAATAGCCCACCGGATTTTCAATAGAAGGTAAATTTTGCCTTGACAGCCAGAGCTTTAAAAAGCATTCCTGTACAAGTTCTTCAGCAGCTACCTGCGATTTGGTGATCTTCATGCCATAGTCAAAAAGAGGGGATTTATAGCGGTGGAAAATATCAGCGAATGCCAACTCGTCACCATCAGCTATGCGCCGGAACAGTTCCTTTTCCTTATACGTATCGAGTTGAGGCACGGGTATCTTGTAAGCAGTTTGATTTTGAAAAGTAAATTTATTAAAATTTCTTAAGCCGCGGGCAAACTGAAATGCTTTAATATTTTCTACTTTATGATCTTGTTGCCCAAAGGTTTTCTATAACGCCTAATAAATTCTGAAGGGGTCATTCCAAACAATTTGGAGAATTGCTCCCTGAAATACCTGAGATCATTAAAACCTGTTGCGTAAGTAACTTCTACCACCGTTTTACTTGTATTGATCAATAGTTCCGCCGCCTTCCTTAATCGTAAATACCTTACAAATACGTTTACCGTTAAACCGGAAATAGCCTTAATTCTTTTGTATAAAGTGGGTTGGCTCATACCTATTCCCTGGCAAAAGAGTTGAACGTTAAATTCCGGATTTTCCATATTTTGATCCACGATCTCGATGCACCTTGTCAGAAATTCTTTATGATCCGATTCAATACTGGAGGCTGGCTTCAGGGTAATTGTATTGAAAAAATATTGCTGCAACCTGTTCCTGGATGTTAAGATATTTTGAACCCGGGCAACAATCAATTCTTTGCTAAAAGGCTTACTCACGTAATCTTCAGCGCCACACTCCAGCCCCGTTAATTTAGATTTTTCAGAAGAGCTTCCCGTCAATAATATGATGGGAATATGAGCCAGGTGTGCATTTTCTTTCAGCTTACGGCACAACTCAATACCATCCATTTTGCCCATTATAACATCGCTGATAACAATATCGGGTAATTCCCTGCCGATCAAATCAAAGGCAGATGCCCCATCATTTGTTTCATAGATATTGAATTGCTCAATGAATATTTCCTTTACGTAGCTTCTCAGATCCGCATCATCATCAACAATGACCATCGTTGGCAACCCCGAAATGATTTTGTCAATAACCTTCGACCTGTTGTCGGTGGTGGTGTCCCCTTCTTCGCGGCTTTCTTCAACCAGTTCATGAATAATGCTGGGGCGGCCACACCTGTCTTCTTCCCCGGCGTGCTGCATCGATGTCAATTTATTGTTTGGAAGAATGAGCGTGAAAGTGGTACCCTCCCCTTCCGCACTTACATAAGATAATGCGCCTTCATGTGCAATTGCCAGTTTTTTTGAAACATATAACCCAATACCAAACCCCGTTTGTGACGCCTTTCCGGTATTGTTTGCCTGGTAAAATACATCGAATAACCGGCTGCTGATACTTTCTGAAATTCCACACCCGGTGTCTTTAACAATGATACGTATTTGCCCGTTCCCGCCAGTTAATGACAATTGTACTTCTCCGTTGTCCGGCGTATACTTCAATGCATTTGAAAGCAGGTTAAATAAAATTATTTCAATTTTCTCCTTATCTCCACAATAGCCTACTTCATCCAAAGGCCTGTCAAAAATAAAGCGGATATTTTTGGATGCTGCGCGTTGCGTAAAGCTCAGGAACACTTCATTACATACTTCGTTGATGTCGAACCTGGAAAGGTGAAGCTGCTGCTCTATAGATTCTACTTTTCTGAACAACAACAACTGGTCCACCAGGCTTAACAAACGCCGGGCATTCCGGTGGATGGTCGATAATTTTTTTTGAATAAGCCCGGGACCCGCTTCTGCCATAAGGTCTTTCAAAGGGCTTACAATTAAGGTAAGGGGTGTTCTGAATTCATGAGAGATGTCTGTGAAAAAAGAGATCTTTCTTTCTGCGAGTTCTTTTTCTTTTTGTTTTTCAAGCAATGCCAGCTTAATCTCATACCGCAACCGGTCCTGGCGCCGGTAATAATAGAGAAAGGCACAGACAATACCAATTGTAAAGACCGTATATAATAAATACGCCCACCAGGTCCGGTACCAGGGCGGTAATACCCTAACAGCCAACAATTGTACCTCCTCATTCCAAACGCCATCCGGGTTCATTACCCTTACATAAAACGTATAGGCGCCCTCCCGTATATGGCTGTAATTGGCCGTCTTTATATTATTGGCAATACTCCAGTTCTTATCCCACCCTTTTAAATAATAAGCGTAATTGAGGTTATTTGCATTTGAATACTGCAATGCGGTAAAATCGAATGAAAGCGCCTTGTCAAATGGCACCGCTATGCCGGTGATAATGTCTTTATTGTGTGAAACAACATAAGCAGGACCGGCTTCCACGGGCGCATTGTCGATCTTTATACCGGTAAGAAACAGGTGGGGAATATTTTTTTTATCATAAACGCTATCCGGATAAAAACTGTTAAACCCTTTGATGCCGCCAAATAAAAAATCCCCGTTTTTAGCAATCATAGCCGCATTAAAACTGAACTGGTTGCTTTGTAAGCCATCCGCCTGCGTAAAATTTCTAAACGTCTTTAAAACCGGATCGTAACGGCACAGGCCATAATACGTACTCATCCAAAGATCCCCCTTATTATCTTCCAGTATTTTCAATATTACATTGTTGGGGAGCCCGTCTTTTGTAGTTATTCGCCGGTATGTTCCTTTTCCGCGGTCAAATAACAGCAACCCGCCGCCTTCTGTGCCAACCCAGAAATTATGTCGTTTATCTTCGCAGATACTCCTGACGGTATACCCGATAAAGAAAATCTTATGTTGCTTTTTTTCCGGATCGATCTTTATTAAAGAGTTGTAATTGCCACCCCAAAAATTACCCGATCTGTCTTCCATCAACACCTGCAGATCAAACAACGAACTATCGAAAAGTTCAAATTGATCGGCCGGCCTGTTATACAGGAACAGATGGCCTTTGTTGCTGGCAGATGCCCATAACCGCCGTTTGCTGTCTTCATAGACCTGCCAGCAATTTTTCTCCTCATTTTTTTGAAAAGGATCATAACAGCTATAATGCCTGAATGTATTGTTTGATCTGTTCAGCTTATCTATGCCGCCGAACCAGGAGGAAATCCAGATATCGTTTTTATAATCGCGGGCAATACAGGTAATAAAGTTGCTCCTCACAGATCCGGGATCTGCCGAATGAACATATTTCGTAAAACTATTTTTTTGTTTATCCCAGTAACGCAACCCGGCTCCATCCGTCCCAATCCATAAGTTCGACCGGTCGTCTTCGCAAAAAGATAAAATAAAATCGTTCACATCTTCAGTTCTGCCTTTGTGATACGAGATTGTTTTAAACGAGCTGCCATCCCTTTCCAAAATATTCACTCCCCCTCTCAAGGTTCCGATCCATTCACGGCCTTCGGGATCAATATAAAGATCATAGATAGAATTACTGTTTATGGCTTCTCCTGCTAAAGAAAGCGGCTGGGCCCTGTTGCCACCCGGCGATAAATACCACAATCCGTTCCCGTCTGTGGCTATCCATAGCGCACCTTTGGCGTCCTCTGCGATGTCTCTTACAATCATCTGCGGGATCGGATCAAATCGTTTAAAAATGTTATGGTAAACCCTGGCCACTCCTGAATCACCTGCGATCAAAACATCGCCATTGGACCTCGGAAAAATGGAGTAGCATTGGGCTACCCCCGAAGCTACGGCCACTATTCTTTTACTTGCGATGTCATATTTATACAGACCGCGATCATTGACAAAGAACCACACCGCGTTCCGTATTGAATCATATTCAATGGCCTGAATATTGTATGCCGCACCGGTTTGCCCGGGGAGTACAAGCTGTTTGCCGGTTTCTCCACTACCGGTAAACACAATGAGCCCGTTATGAACAGTACCAACCAGCATGGTGTTGCCGGCATTCTTTATCGACAATACAGCATCATACAGCGGTACGTTTTCTGAACTACCCACTTTGCTGAAACGGGGTGTAAAAAAGGCAGACCGGTTGGGGTCGTAAATACTTACGCCCTTTCCGCTGCCTACCCAAACTTTATTTTCATTGTCGGAATTAATACAAAAAACATGGTTATCCAAAAGGGAAGTTGCATCTCCTATGGTATTTCTAAAAACGCGAAAGGCGCAACCATCGTACCGGTTTAATCCGTCGTAGGTGCCAAACCACATAAAACCATTGTGGTCCTTGTAAATACAGGTTACGGCGTTGTTTGAAAGCCCCTGGTCAATGCCCAGATATCTTACAGAGAGTGTGTCTGAAGCAATGCAATCGCCTGCACAGAAAAGAAAATATAGATAAATGGCGAATCTCATAAGCAACAGGAGGACTTCCTAAATATAACTAATTTATCAGATGCGTCCGAAAAAAGGCCCACTGTAAATACAGCGAGCCGTTAAAACGAATGCTTGTATGATCAGTAAAACGGGTTTTGAATAAGCTTCAGGTTTTTGTTCATTTCATCGTAAGCAATGGGCAGGAAATAAGATTTGGGATTCCATGCCCTGCCACCCGAGTAATCCAGATTGGCATAGTTACCCGCTCCACTCACATTGGCAACCGGCGTGTAAACAGGTGTGCCGGAACCATAGTTTGCAGAACCATTATAAGGATAAAATATATGAATGCTCCACACATTGCTAAAGCCGGCTTTTTGTCCATATACTGCAGGGTCGCAGATCATCCAGCGGCGAATATCAAAATAACGTAATTCTTCAAATGCCAGCTCGATCTTGCGTTCATGCTGCAGGTTCGCCTTCGTAGCATTGGCTATAGGGGGCATGCCGGCTCTTTTCCTGATCATATTGATATAGGTAGTGGCCGTTGCTGCGTCGCCCAGGCCCAGGCTGGCCTCGGCATAATTAAGCAACACTTCAGTATAACGCATATAACGCCATGGTGTAGCCTGCAACACTTTTAATGGGTCGAGATTCGGATCGCTCCATTTTCTCAAATAATAGCCGGTGGGCGACCAGTTCCAGATATTGGCGCCGGTAGGTGGATTATGTGTATCAAAACCGCCGGATTCATACTTAATGTCGTCGGTTGTTGGATGGGCCGCTGAAGTATCCTGATAGCCGGTTTGCAGTTTTCCTGATCCTTCATATGGTAAAATGTCGGTTGTTCTTGTCCGCCAGCTGGCGCCATCATACAACACCGTGGCGTAAAAACGGGGATCGCGGTTTTGATAGGGCGCTGCAGCCTGAACCGGGTTGCTCCAGCTAAAGGCAGTGCCATTATTCATCTCATACTCATCTACGAATTGTTGGGTGGGCGCATCAACTCCCCAGCCCCAAAAGCCATTGGGATTGTGGAAAAGTCCGGGACCATACGTTTTTCCATAATCGTTCCAGTTGGCAACCGTATTGGTGGAAACATATTTTACAAAAATGTCTTCCGGCGTACTCATTTGAATAAAGAGATTGCCATAATTAGCGGCTGCCTCCGTTTGTGATGCCGGGTTGGGCTGGTACAGGGAATATACGCCTAAGTTTATTACCGCCAACGCTGCGTCCTTCGCCTTTTGCCAACGGGTTTGCCTGTCGCTTGCCGAAAAACTGGTGTACCTTACCAGTTCGGGATGTGCATACCCTGCAAACGGATCGGGTACCGTGCCATTGCCGCCGTTGTACAGATCGCTGGCTGCATATAACAGGGCTCTTGACTTTAAGCCAAGTGCCGCGCCTTTGGTAGCTCTGCCTACCTGCGTTTGTGTTACAGGAAGATACTGGGCAGCACTGTCGCATTGGTCTGAAATAAACTGAATACATTCGGCATAGGAATTTCTGGGAACGCTAAAACTATCCGTTAATGTATACGCTTTTGTAATAATGGGTACCCCACCATACAAAGACACCAGGTTCTGGTACAAATAAGCTCTAAGGAAAAACACTTCTCCCTTTAACCCGCGTTTGGTAGCCGTATCTATCGGTGCTGCATCTATTTTCGAAAAGAAAACATTGGTAGACTTGATGAACGAATACTCATTGGTCCAGGCAAAATGTTGTAATTCGGGGCAATTACCGTTGTTGAACGGCCCTAAATTGCTGGGGGTTAACTGGCTTAACATGGCCTGTTGCTGCCCTGCCCAGGTGCATGCCTGTGTAAGCGCTTCATCGGTAAGCGAAGCCAGCATTGACCAGTCGAAACCATGCGGCAACCCCTGGTACATATTATTAACATAGGCCGTTAATAATCCGGGGTCGGTTGATTTGAAAAGAGCGTCATCAGAAACTGCACTCACCGGCGTTTGGTCAAGCACACTTTTATTGCATGAGATCAGCGGGCCTGCTACAATGGCCGCTATCAAAATAATGCAAACAATATTTTTTTTCATGTGTGTTTTTTTGTCTGTTCATTAAAATGTCATGGTCATTCCCATGGCCACTACACGCGACAATGGATAATTACCGCCTGAAATACTGGGTATTGCATTTCTCAGATCGGTTGGTTTGGCATTTGCCCCCGCTTCGGGATCAAAGTCTTTCAAACCGGGGCACCAGGTCAACAAATTTTGCCCGCTCAAATACACGCGCAGATTTTTAATATTTGCTTTTTGAAGGAGTTTTGGATCGAGCGTATAGCCGAACTGTAACGTTTTTAAACGAACATAATCAGTTTTATGAAGGAAGAAAGTGTTGCCGGTATTGTCCCAATAATAGTTACCGCGGTTGGGTGTTCTTGGATTGTTACCTTCCGGGTTTGTAGGAGACCAGCGGCCGTCCAACAAACTTTTGCGGAAATTGGTGAACGTTCCACCGTCTGAATTAACATACGTAACAGCTCCTGTTGCACCCTGCAACAAAATCGACAGATCGAAATTCTTATAGCCAAGATTAATATAGGTGCCAAAAGTGAATGTAGGAATACTGCTTTTGTAGATCCTTTTCTGCTGGCGCGAATCCATGGTATCATTTTTCGCAATATCCGCATACCTGATATCACCGGGCGCTGGTTTTGTACTAAGCCCCCATGAGGTAAAACCGCTTGCATAATCGAGGGAATCTTTCGAATTATGGATCAGGCCATCAGCTACATAATACAATCCTGAACCCATGGGATGTCCGGTGGTTTGCTGCCATGCCGGTGCGCCGGGCGCCTCGCCCCATTGTAATACTTTGTTCTGGGCATAACCGCCGTTAACCGATATGGAGTAGCTGAATTTGCTGGGGGTAACATCGCTGTAGGTAATATTGAAATCGAATCCCTTATTTTGCGCCTTACCATAGTTTACGCTAGGCAGCGTTAAACCCGCCGAAGCAGGTACCGTGGCATTTGGGGGCCACAAAATATTACTCCTTTTATAATAAAAGTAGTCGGCCTCTACCGACAACCTGTTGTTCAGGAAAGTGGCATTAAAGCCGATGTTGCTTTGGTTGGCAATTTCCCAGGTGATGTTCGGGTTGGCAATAGCGCTATCATACACCGTTTGCAGTTCATTGAGTGCGCCTGCGTTGTTAACCACAAAGGGATAATATTGACCGGGTTGGTTATAATAACTGCTGCCAAATAAATACTTGGTCAGGTATTGAAAATCCTGTACGCGGTCGTTACCCGTTTTCCCCCACGAGCCCCTCAATTTAAAATAGTCGATGAATTTAATGTTTTCTTTAAAGAACTTTTCTTCCGAAGCTACCCAGCCCGCCGTAACGCCCGGGAAAAAACCAAATCGATGGCCGGGCGCGAAGATGTACGAACCATCGTACCGGCCTACAAACTCAACCAGGTATTTATTGGCAAAGCTGTAATTAGCCCTTCCAAAATAACTCAACCGGGAGTTTACCGTACCTGTGCCCCCGGTGGCCTGATTGGCCGTTGCACCCGCAAACATTTCCTGAACAGCGGTAGAAGCAAACAGGTCTCTGTAAGCATTAAAGCTTTCTGAATTTCCTTTCGACAGCTGTGTTCCCACCATTAATTTCAGGTTGTGGTTCTCGCCGATATTCGTTTGATAATTCAACAACCCATAAGCCAGTTTTGAATAATTATTCTGGAACGATTCGTATAAAGTAGGTGAATTATACGCACCGGCGCCAAAAACATTGGAAGTGAGCACCGGGTTGCCACCGGCATCGACAGTAGTTTTATCCCACGAATATAACCGCCAGGGCCTGGTGAAATTCTTATCAAAATCAAAGCCGTTATCGTAAGACACATTTCCGTTAAACGATAAGCCCTTTACCCAGGGAATGTTGACATCTAACTTTAAATTCGAATTCAACACATAGTACTTGTCGTTATTAACACCCGTAGCGCCGGTTGAAATTACAACCGGGTTTTCGCCGTGCTCGCGTGCGGGGCCAGGTAAACCGTTGGGCCACCAGGCAACAGAGGTTGGATAGGCTGATACCAGGTCGTTAAAGATTGTACCGGCAGATTTTTGCGGGTAATGTTTATCCTCTAAACGTCCGTTCACGTTTACAGCCACGCGAATGTTCTTGTTTATTTTAGCGTCGATATTCGAGGTAAAGCCATATTGTTTATAATAAGTGGCGCTGTTTCTATATTGACCATCCTGTTTCTTCATATCCAGCGCAACAAAATATCTCATCGCTTCGGTTCCTGCGGAAATCGAAAGGTTTGCATTGCTTTGCACCGACTGGGGTTTTAAAACTGTTTTAAACCAATCGGTATTGGGGTAACGCAAAGGGTCTGAGCCATCACTGAATTTCTGGATCTGGTCGGTAGTATAAGTCTGGTTCAAGCCACCTGAAGGATTGTTGTAATACGCTATTTCATTTAATGCAGTAGCGTACAGCGGGGCATCTGCCATTTTAGGCAATTTGGTAGGCTGGTTGTAGCCATAATTACCATTCAGTGTAATTTCGGGTTTCCCGGTCTTTCCCTGCTTGGTAGTAACTAAAATAACGCCGTTGGCCGCTCTTGAACCATAAATAGCTGCAGAAGCATCTTTCAATACGGTTATACTTTCAATGGTGTTCGGGTCAATTCTCTCCAGGCTTCTGTCCGGCACACCGTCAATCACCACTAAAACGCTGTTATCGTTAAACGTGTTGCTGCCGCGAATGCGTAAGTTAGTGCCATCGGAACCTGGTTCGCTGCTGCTGGTAACTGCCACCAGGCCGGGCAGCCTTCCGGCTAAACCGTTGGTAACATTGGTCACCGGCGCTTCCGTTACTTCTTTGGCTTTAATTGTGCTGACAGCTCCCGTTAAAGTTGCTTTTTTAGCGGTTCCATAACCAATAACCACTACATCGGTCAACAGTTTGTTTTCAGGGCTAAGTCCCACAAAAACATTTTCGTCGCGTGGGGTAATTTCAACGGTTGTGTAACCAACTCCGGAAATAGATAAAACCACTTTTGAGATGGTTGAAGGAACCTCGATCTTAAACGACCCTTTTGTATCTGCCGAGGTACCGATGTCGGTGTGAAGGATCTTAATGGTGGCTCCGGGAAGAGGTTCCCCGGTCTTTGAATCTTTGACATTGCCGATAATGGTCCTGGTTTGGGCCAATGCGGCAACGTTTAGTAGCAATAATGAACATGCTACCAGCAGTAGTTTGATTTTTTTCATACAGCAATTTGTGAGGTTAAGAAACAGTCAATTTGGAGCTTTCGATAGGGGGAAACGTTACATCAGGTTTGGCACATGTGACTACTATTTAAAAGTTAAATATTTACAAATATGCTGTTTAACTCCTCTTGATATAGGGGGACAAATCAGTAAAATAGAGGGGGGAATCCGTAAAGAGTAAGGTATTTTTTTAAAAGAAGACGAACCGTCTCAAATGTCTTTGAGACGGCCGCATTCAGATCATTTTATTTTAAATACATTGGCATAGGCAAGCGCGGGTCTGTTTTCAGGCATCGTAATTTCCAGGCCTTCGCTGTTTCTTTGAAAACGCAGCTCACCGCCGCCAACCAGTTCTACTTTGTTTACAGCGCCGGGCCGAAGACCATTTTGTTCGGAAAGACTTTTGATCGTTACTTTTCCATTATCAGGCCAGCCAAACACCACTGCATACAACGTATCGCCCTTGGTAGTAAAGCGCATGTCGGCGGCACCAAAGGGCTTACCCTTGCCTTCATTGAAACCCGGGCCCGATAGTTTGGCAGTTTCAGTAGTAGCAGGCCCTTCGCCAAACACCTTCCAGGGTCTTGTATCGAAAATACATTCCGAATTGATCTTCATCCAGGCCGCTATTTCTTCCAGGATAGCAACCTCCTGGTCGTCGATGCTGCCGTTGCCTTTTACCGGGATGTTCAACAGCAGGTTCCCGTTCTTACTAACTATATCGGCCAGGGTTTGAATAATTGTTTGGGAGCTCTTGTATCTTTTGTTTTCATATATTCTTTTGTCATAATGCCATCCGCCGATGCAGGTATCTGTTTGCCAGGTGAAGGGTTCTATTACATTGCTTTGTCCCCGTTCAATATCCCACACCAGGCATTTACGCTGCATTTCATTCAGGATCTTTCCGTTCACCACGGCTTTCAGCATACCTTTATTGCGCTTCATGCTTTGGTTGTAATGGTGCGCAGCTAACTGCAACCCCACATCATTGAGCCCATGAAAGGGCAGCACGGTATCATCGAAGTAGAGCAGTTCAGGTTCATATTTATCAATGAGCTCGATGGTACGCTTCAGAAATTTATCACAATACGCTTTTGAGGGAACGGATACACCTTTTTCCCAATCCCAATGGTAGCCATCACTGAGGGCATGGTTCTGCGCGTAAAGTTCCTGCGGGTCCATACCTTCCCACCAGGCGCCCTTGCCATCGGCCTTTGTTAATTTGCCATCATAGGGAACGCCTGCCAATGGCCCGTTTTTATCACTTCCCTGTGCATATTCATACCACATCCAGGCATGGGAAGCATGCACACTCACCCCGAATGGCAAGCCCTGTTTTTTAGCGGCTTTTGCCCAACCGCCAATAAGATCTTTTTGGGGGCCCACATTTACCGAATTCCACGACTGGTATTTTGAGTTCCAGAGATCGAGGTTATCGTGGTGATTGGCCATGGCAAAAAAGTACTTCGCCCCCACCCTTTTATACAATGCAACGAGCTGGTCAGGGTCCCATTTCTCCGCTTTCCATTGGTGAATCACATCTTTAAAACCAAACTTCGATGGATGCCCGTATTTCTGCACATGGTATTTATAATGGTCGCTGCCTTCTTCATACATGCCGCGCGCATACCAATCGCCGTGTTCTGGCTC
The Niastella koreensis GR20-10 genome window above contains:
- a CDS encoding SusC/RagA family TonB-linked outer membrane protein, whose product is MKKIKLLLVACSLLLLNVAALAQTRTIIGNVKDSKTGEPLPGATIKILHTDIGTSADTKGSFKIEVPSTISKVVLSISGVGYTTVEITPRDENVFVGLSPENKLLTDVVVIGYGTAKKATLTGAVSTIKAKEVTEAPVTNVTNGLAGRLPGLVAVTSSSEPGSDGTNLRIRGSNTFNDNSVLVVIDGVPDRSLERIDPNTIESITVLKDASAAIYGSRAANGVILVTTKQGKTGKPEITLNGNYGYNQPTKLPKMADAPLYATALNEIAYYNNPSGGLNQTYTTDQIQKFSDGSDPLRYPNTDWFKTVLKPQSVQSNANLSISAGTEAMRYFVALDMKKQDGQYRNSATYYKQYGFTSNIDAKINKNIRVAVNVNGRLEDKHYPQKSAGTIFNDLVSAYPTSVAWWPNGLPGPAREHGENPVVISTGATGVNNDKYYVLNSNLKLDVNIPWVKGLSFNGNVSYDNGFDFDKNFTRPWRLYSWDKTTVDAGGNPVLTSNVFGAGAYNSPTLYESFQNNYSKLAYGLLNYQTNIGENHNLKLMVGTQLSKGNSESFNAYRDLFASTAVQEMFAGATANQATGGTGTVNSRLSYFGRANYSFANKYLVEFVGRYDGSYIFAPGHRFGFFPGVTAGWVASEEKFFKENIKFIDYFKLRGSWGKTGNDRVQDFQYLTKYLFGSSYYNQPGQYYPFVVNNAGALNELQTVYDSAIANPNITWEIANQSNIGFNATFLNNRLSVEADYFYYKRSNILWPPNATVPASAGLTLPSVNYGKAQNKGFDFNITYSDVTPSKFSYSISVNGGYAQNKVLQWGEAPGAPAWQQTTGHPMGSGLYYVADGLIHNSKDSLDYASGFTSWGLSTKPAPGDIRYADIAKNDTMDSRQQKRIYKSSIPTFTFGTYINLGYKNFDLSILLQGATGAVTYVNSDGGTFTNFRKSLLDGRWSPTNPEGNNPRTPNRGNYYWDNTGNTFFLHKTDYVRLKTLQFGYTLDPKLLQKANIKNLRVYLSGQNLLTWCPGLKDFDPEAGANAKPTDLRNAIPSISGGNYPLSRVVAMGMTMTF
- a CDS encoding alpha-L-fucosidase — encoded protein: MNRRTLIKQLGLSVPGYLLSKQAGASLLESFGQQAKGPFLPTWDSLQSYTVPEWYRNAKFGIWAHWGPQCEPEHGDWYARGMYEEGSDHYKYHVQKYGHPSKFGFKDVIHQWKAEKWDPDQLVALYKRVGAKYFFAMANHHDNLDLWNSKYQSWNSVNVGPQKDLIGGWAKAAKKQGLPFGVSVHASHAWMWYEYAQGSDKNGPLAGVPYDGKLTKADGKGAWWEGMDPQELYAQNHALSDGYHWDWEKGVSVPSKAYCDKFLKRTIELIDKYEPELLYFDDTVLPFHGLNDVGLQLAAHHYNQSMKRNKGMLKAVVNGKILNEMQRKCLVWDIERGQSNVIEPFTWQTDTCIGGWHYDKRIYENKRYKSSQTIIQTLADIVSKNGNLLLNIPVKGNGSIDDQEVAILEEIAAWMKINSECIFDTRPWKVFGEGPATTETAKLSGPGFNEGKGKPFGAADMRFTTKGDTLYAVVFGWPDNGKVTIKSLSEQNGLRPGAVNKVELVGGGELRFQRNSEGLEITMPENRPALAYANVFKIK